A DNA window from Porites lutea chromosome 6, jaPorLute2.1, whole genome shotgun sequence contains the following coding sequences:
- the LOC140941812 gene encoding enoyl-CoA delta isomerase 1, mitochondrial-like — MSSLVNVEKQGKVAVLELNRKPVNSFSLDFLQEINENLDQMENDQDCCGIMITSGLPKVFSAGLDLVKEVYKPSSEKQLSTFWQAFQEMWLRMYGSRLLTVAAINVSVSHRHYLVGVPPPFWVFNNLAAVVGKGAAEKAILSSKRYTAKEALAIGMVDKVVPKEKLIDEAKSQLNELTVFSGRTMQLTKMVMRKDAVEALENRREEDIKEFVDSIMDEEVQKAIGLQVEKLHKKK; from the exons ATGTCATCACTTGtaaatgttgaaaaacaagGGAAAGTCGCTGTCCTAGAGCTGAACAGAAAGCCAGTTAACAGCTTTAGTTTAGACTTTTTACaggaaataaatgaaaatttggATCAAATGGAAAATGATCAAGACTGCTGTGGAATTATGATCACCTCT GGCCTTCCCAAAGTATTCTCTGCTGGCCTTGATCTTGTGAAAGAAGTTTACAAGCCTTCTAGTGAGAAGCAGCTTTCAACTTTTTGGCAAGCTTTTCAGGAGATGTGGCTTCGCATGTATGGCTCAAGACTACTCACAGTTGCTGCAATAAATGTAAGTGTATCTCATAGACATTATTTAGTT gGTGTTCCGCCACCTTTCTG gGTTTTTAACAATCTTGCAGCTGTTGTTGGCAAAGGAGCTGCTGAAAAGGCGATTTTAAGCAGTAAGCGATACACTGCTAAAGAAGCCTTAGCTATTGGAATGGTGGACAAAGTTGTTCCGAAAGAGAAGCTGATAGATGAAGCCAAATCGCAACTGAATGAATTGACAGTGTTTTCTG GGAGGACTATGCAACTGACTAAGATGGTTATGCGTAAAGATGCCGTGGAGGCTTTGGAAAACAGGCGCGAAGAGGACATCAAAGAGTTTGTTGACTCCATAATGGACGAAGAAGTCCAAAAAGCAATAGGCCTTCAAGTTGAAAAGTTgcataaaaaaaagtaa